The following proteins are co-located in the Luteolibacter rhizosphaerae genome:
- a CDS encoding DUF2637 domain-containing protein — translation MNDAPVTEPALVSTLRPVDLIGRATAVMVALLGVASFALSFEALRDLAVRTGALPPKSAWIFPILVDGAAIIFSLSAFRASAVGAESDRRWHFSLVVAISLCSVCFNIAHAEKGLVPSAIAAAPPILLFLAFESLLRQLGPERPAAPAKRKPQRKVLPLAGKALPVAANPEAGAKRAKALELAGKGLSQAAVARELGVSAATVSRWLGKGSKAA, via the coding sequence ATGAACGATGCACCAGTTACCGAGCCCGCCCTGGTTTCAACGCTCCGCCCGGTCGACCTCATCGGTCGCGCGACAGCCGTGATGGTTGCGTTGCTGGGCGTGGCCTCCTTCGCGCTGTCGTTCGAGGCGCTTCGCGATCTCGCGGTCCGCACCGGGGCCCTGCCCCCAAAATCCGCGTGGATTTTCCCAATCTTGGTGGATGGCGCGGCGATCATTTTCTCGTTGAGTGCTTTCCGGGCGTCGGCGGTTGGTGCGGAGAGCGACCGGCGTTGGCATTTCTCGTTGGTGGTGGCGATCAGCCTTTGCTCGGTATGTTTCAACATCGCCCACGCCGAGAAGGGCCTGGTCCCTTCCGCCATCGCCGCAGCGCCGCCAATCCTCCTGTTTCTCGCGTTCGAGTCGCTGCTCCGCCAACTCGGCCCGGAGCGCCCAGCTGCCCCGGCAAAGCGGAAGCCGCAACGCAAGGTGCTTCCTTTGGCCGGGAAGGCCCTTCCCGTGGCCGCGAACCCCGAAGCCGGGGCAAAGCGCGCGAAAGCTCTGGAGTTGGCTGGGAAAGGGCTCTCGCAGGCCGCTGTCGCCCGAGAGTTGGGGGTCTCGGCTGCAACCGTCTCCCGCTGGCTGGGGAAGGGCTCGAAAGCCGCCTGA
- a CDS encoding AAA family ATPase, producing the protein MILINNCNSIDNGSISILPEVLNVKYAINGTGKSTVAKAIELTMKGTSLAELKPFKYRDSSDTANEPSVAGLAPGSIMLFNDEYVSQFVFKADEVLTNSFEIFVKTESFVALTDEIEQAIADIRKTFHQSSELDEIISDMEALIASFGKPTKKKGYAENSPMARGPGKGNKIQHIPSGLEGYSLYLQSDANTKWIKWQLDGHSFDQNPGHCPYCTSSTEEMKDTIMKVGEVYDANYIGHITQLTKVMERLRDYFSSPTEAKIEQVIKSPDQLEDEHYNFLLEVKDQGVILLEKLKSLKFLGFVSMKDVGKLEDMFSSMKIDISFLSHLESQKTKDITDPINVAIDGIMRKITPLKAAVGKQKSNIRQTIQRNKKEINEFLKTAGYKYEVDVDEGDASYKMRLRHVDHAAPIVSGAKHLSYGEKNAFSLVLFMYECLARNPGLIVLDDPISSFDKNKKYAVLNMLFRGDRCLKGRAVLMLTHDFEPVIDIGYTLKNKFSHPHEPFITFLRNRNGVLTEKVVASEDIKTFQVVCRENIDSAPNVLVKVIFLRRFVEIGGEKDAVYHLLSNLFHKRANPRMGAADTAPLMDAADVTDATNRIATYIPGFSYATALTEFTDETFMLAAYSAARSNYEKLQIFRIHKDGILSGDDVIDKFINEVFHIENDYIMQLDPSEFEIVPDYVIAECDRILGIV; encoded by the coding sequence ATGATTCTGATCAATAATTGTAACAGCATCGATAACGGCAGCATTAGTATCCTGCCAGAAGTTCTCAACGTCAAATACGCCATCAACGGTACTGGCAAAAGTACTGTGGCCAAGGCAATCGAGCTGACAATGAAGGGCACCAGTTTGGCGGAGTTAAAGCCATTCAAATACCGGGATTCTTCGGACACGGCTAATGAACCTTCAGTAGCCGGCCTCGCTCCCGGATCGATTATGTTGTTCAATGATGAATATGTGAGTCAGTTCGTTTTCAAGGCCGACGAGGTCCTCACCAACAGCTTCGAGATTTTCGTTAAAACCGAGAGCTTTGTTGCTCTTACAGACGAAATCGAGCAGGCGATCGCAGATATCCGGAAGACCTTCCATCAGTCCTCAGAATTGGACGAGATTATCTCTGACATGGAAGCCCTCATCGCCTCTTTCGGAAAACCGACCAAGAAAAAAGGTTATGCGGAAAATAGCCCGATGGCTAGAGGCCCAGGGAAAGGAAATAAAATTCAACATATTCCTTCCGGCCTTGAAGGATACTCCTTGTATCTCCAAAGCGATGCAAACACCAAGTGGATAAAGTGGCAGCTCGACGGACACTCCTTCGATCAGAATCCTGGACACTGTCCCTATTGCACCTCCTCGACGGAGGAGATGAAGGACACGATCATGAAAGTCGGGGAGGTCTATGACGCAAATTACATTGGTCATATCACCCAACTCACTAAGGTAATGGAGCGCTTGCGAGACTATTTCTCCAGTCCGACTGAAGCGAAAATCGAACAGGTTATTAAGAGTCCCGATCAGCTTGAAGATGAGCATTACAACTTCCTCCTCGAAGTGAAAGATCAGGGTGTGATTCTGCTGGAGAAGCTAAAATCTCTAAAATTCTTAGGATTCGTCTCCATGAAAGACGTCGGAAAACTTGAGGACATGTTTTCCAGCATGAAGATAGACATTAGCTTTCTAAGTCACTTGGAAAGCCAAAAAACCAAAGACATCACTGATCCTATCAATGTCGCCATCGACGGCATCATGAGAAAGATTACCCCACTGAAGGCCGCAGTGGGAAAGCAAAAATCAAACATCCGGCAGACGATCCAGCGAAACAAAAAAGAGATTAACGAATTCCTTAAGACGGCGGGCTATAAATACGAGGTGGATGTAGATGAGGGCGACGCGAGTTATAAGATGCGGCTCCGGCATGTGGATCACGCTGCGCCTATTGTGAGCGGGGCTAAGCACCTGAGTTACGGGGAGAAGAACGCCTTCTCATTGGTTCTCTTCATGTATGAATGTTTGGCGAGAAATCCAGGGCTTATTGTTTTGGATGATCCCATTTCATCGTTCGACAAGAACAAGAAATACGCTGTGCTGAATATGCTTTTCCGGGGCGACCGATGCCTGAAAGGCCGAGCTGTTCTTATGTTGACTCATGATTTCGAGCCGGTGATTGATATAGGATACACTCTTAAGAACAAATTTTCGCATCCCCACGAGCCGTTCATCACCTTCCTGAGGAACCGAAATGGCGTCCTAACAGAAAAGGTTGTCGCTTCGGAGGACATCAAAACTTTCCAAGTGGTTTGCCGCGAGAACATTGATTCGGCCCCAAATGTATTGGTGAAAGTGATTTTCTTGCGACGCTTCGTCGAGATTGGCGGTGAAAAGGACGCCGTGTATCATTTGCTTTCGAACCTATTTCACAAGCGCGCAAATCCGCGCATGGGAGCAGCGGATACTGCCCCACTAATGGACGCGGCAGACGTCACGGACGCGACCAATCGCATCGCAACTTACATTCCCGGGTTCAGCTACGCTACCGCCCTAACCGAGTTCACTGACGAGACGTTCATGCTGGCGGCCTATAGCGCAGCGCGGTCGAACTACGAAAAGCTCCAGATTTTTCGCATTCACAAGGATGGCATTTTATCGGGAGACGACGTGATTGATAAGTTTATCAACGAGGTCTTCCACATCGAGAACGATTATATAATGCAGTTGGATCCATCTGAGTTTGAAATCGTTCCCGACTACGTAATCGCAGAGTGCGATAGGATTCTGGGCATAGTTTGA
- a CDS encoding HD domain-containing protein, whose protein sequence is MTVHDVTHLDALWETASSVAEGAVNVNPAEAFVLGASILLHDAAMSIAAFPGGLAQIKATVAWKDAVARLALVDEDRNVQIGSQAPSPEEIESRILPEVLRRLHAERAEELAEQSWVGPGGSRVYLIEDSELRRFYGPTIGQIAHSHWWPVQKIDQEFSEDLGALPSRTVNRVDRVKLACLLRVADALHLDSRRAPRFLREITNPTGVSALHWAFQERLARPHIELDAVVFTTGQPFGKEDAEAWWLANDTLNAVDRELRDVDLLLQARGREVLKARRIKGAGSSEILARTVQTRGWRPVDARLQVSDVPRIVETLGGSKLYGNDPSVPLRELIQNAADAVQARRRFQSRASDWGLIKVSIAIRNENEHWLVVEDSGIGMSESVLTGPLLDFGTSFWRSPQAMEEFPGLMAAGMHAVGRFGIGFFSIFMLGPVVRVYSRRCDRGSDSGRLLEFRGGTSSRPILSPEAGEPVPIDGGTRVEVLLKRNPYEAGGLLSMGAYSKETIPLAALVAAVAPNLDVAIETTEAEEAVRVVHPGDWLQISDSELTSRLNPASKGGHSYSKSEGKLMRSVQEEDGQIFGRAFISPTRYSSSPSAGWVTISGLRAARLSNVEGIFVGEALTASRDAAQPLVTREALAFWASKQAELIAAEVEDEERQALSAEVVLECGGDIGALKFIRWGGSWLATDEFKARLIQVTEIAISFDGEFHFDEDKDDVHPREFRSDFEESEDVAIVLEHQGSILSFSNTTWPRSLLGQARSRESNLEALTRKIILEVWQEFEEAEEEQTVGKVGFSDISRDITVFRRPDVPK, encoded by the coding sequence ATGACAGTCCATGACGTCACACACCTTGACGCCCTCTGGGAGACCGCCTCTTCGGTTGCGGAGGGGGCGGTAAACGTCAATCCCGCCGAAGCTTTTGTTCTTGGTGCGAGCATTCTTCTGCACGACGCGGCCATGAGTATTGCAGCGTTTCCGGGCGGATTAGCTCAGATTAAGGCAACCGTTGCCTGGAAGGATGCTGTGGCGCGGCTCGCATTAGTAGATGAGGACCGGAATGTGCAAATTGGGAGCCAAGCACCGTCGCCAGAGGAGATTGAGAGCCGCATTCTCCCGGAGGTTCTTAGGCGTCTGCATGCAGAACGAGCAGAGGAATTGGCGGAACAGAGCTGGGTAGGCCCGGGCGGCTCGCGCGTATACCTGATTGAAGACTCTGAGTTGCGGCGTTTCTACGGACCAACAATAGGCCAAATAGCGCATAGTCACTGGTGGCCAGTTCAGAAGATTGATCAAGAGTTCTCCGAGGACCTTGGCGCGCTTCCGAGCCGCACTGTGAATCGCGTGGACCGAGTAAAACTAGCCTGCCTTTTGCGTGTGGCGGATGCTTTGCATCTAGATAGTCGCCGCGCCCCGCGATTCCTGCGAGAAATAACAAATCCGACCGGAGTATCTGCGCTCCATTGGGCATTTCAGGAGCGCCTCGCCCGACCTCACATCGAGCTCGATGCAGTGGTCTTCACAACCGGTCAACCTTTCGGCAAGGAGGATGCAGAAGCTTGGTGGCTTGCAAATGATACCCTCAACGCCGTTGATCGCGAACTACGCGACGTGGACCTTCTTCTGCAAGCACGTGGTAGGGAGGTGTTGAAAGCTAGGCGTATAAAGGGCGCGGGCTCGTCCGAGATTCTCGCCAGGACGGTTCAAACCCGCGGTTGGCGTCCTGTCGATGCTCGACTTCAGGTTTCTGACGTGCCGCGCATAGTCGAGACCTTGGGCGGTTCGAAACTATATGGAAACGATCCTAGTGTCCCGCTTCGCGAACTCATACAGAACGCGGCAGATGCGGTCCAAGCCAGGCGAAGATTCCAAAGCCGAGCTTCTGACTGGGGTCTAATCAAGGTCAGTATCGCTATTCGGAATGAGAATGAGCATTGGCTGGTGGTGGAGGACAGCGGCATCGGCATGTCGGAATCTGTGCTAACCGGCCCATTGCTTGATTTCGGAACATCGTTTTGGAGATCGCCGCAGGCGATGGAAGAGTTCCCTGGATTGATGGCGGCAGGAATGCATGCTGTTGGACGATTCGGTATCGGATTCTTTTCGATCTTCATGCTTGGCCCCGTTGTTAGAGTCTATTCGCGACGTTGTGATCGAGGCAGCGACTCGGGCCGTCTTCTTGAATTCCGGGGTGGCACAAGTAGCCGCCCGATTCTATCGCCCGAAGCTGGAGAACCCGTTCCGATTGACGGGGGAACGCGTGTTGAGGTGTTGCTAAAGCGCAATCCATATGAGGCTGGTGGGCTTTTGAGCATGGGAGCTTACTCCAAGGAAACCATCCCCCTCGCTGCCCTAGTGGCCGCGGTTGCCCCTAACCTCGACGTTGCGATTGAGACAACGGAGGCAGAGGAAGCTGTTAGGGTCGTTCATCCGGGAGACTGGCTGCAAATCAGTGATTCAGAGCTAACCTCTCGTTTGAATCCGGCCTCTAAGGGGGGCCACTCTTACTCCAAGAGCGAGGGCAAGCTCATGCGATCAGTTCAGGAGGAGGATGGTCAGATCTTTGGCAGAGCCTTCATATCACCAACTCGGTACTCCTCCTCGCCAAGCGCCGGCTGGGTTACGATTTCTGGCTTGCGAGCTGCTCGCCTCAGTAACGTAGAAGGAATTTTTGTAGGCGAAGCTCTTACCGCCTCGCGTGATGCTGCTCAACCTCTAGTGACGAGGGAAGCGCTGGCCTTCTGGGCTTCCAAACAGGCAGAACTTATCGCCGCTGAAGTGGAAGATGAGGAGCGCCAGGCTCTCTCTGCTGAGGTCGTCCTTGAGTGCGGCGGTGATATCGGAGCGCTGAAGTTTATACGATGGGGTGGTTCTTGGCTTGCCACCGACGAATTTAAGGCGCGGCTCATTCAGGTCACGGAAATCGCAATCAGTTTCGATGGGGAGTTCCACTTTGATGAGGACAAGGACGATGTTCATCCTAGAGAGTTCCGAAGCGATTTCGAGGAATCTGAGGATGTCGCTATCGTTCTGGAGCATCAGGGCTCAATCCTGAGCTTTTCCAATACGACTTGGCCCAGATCCCTCTTGGGGCAAGCGAGATCGAGAGAATCGAATTTGGAGGCACTCACACGGAAAATCATTCTCGAAGTTTGGCAGGAATTCGAGGAGGCCGAGGAAGAGCAAACCGTCGGAAAGGTTGGATTTTCGGACATTTCTCGCGATATCACAGTCTTTCGACGCCCCGACGTACCGAAGTAG
- a CDS encoding recombinase family protein — translation MGSEQPTKWVCYYRCSTQEQGRSGLGLEAQRATVEAFIANKPGEMIAELTEIESGRKANRPKLMEALEICRKRKAHLVIAKLDRLARSVRVISTLMDSGVPFSAADMPNANRFMIHVYSAVAEEEARLIGERTKQALRAARARGVDIGATGRALAARHKREATERAEHYREQVAKLRSSGVISVRGFRDALNEQGVVSPGGGRWHVRNTFLLLKRLDSGPLEKAQNP, via the coding sequence ATGGGTTCAGAACAACCGACAAAGTGGGTTTGCTACTATCGATGTAGTACACAGGAACAAGGTCGCTCGGGCCTAGGACTGGAGGCGCAACGAGCTACCGTAGAGGCTTTCATCGCCAACAAGCCGGGCGAAATGATCGCGGAGCTGACCGAGATCGAATCAGGAAGGAAAGCTAACCGCCCGAAGCTGATGGAGGCGTTGGAGATCTGCCGGAAGCGGAAGGCACACCTGGTGATTGCGAAACTTGACCGCTTGGCACGAAGTGTCCGGGTAATTAGTACGTTGATGGACAGCGGAGTTCCGTTCTCGGCCGCCGATATGCCAAACGCGAACCGCTTTATGATCCACGTCTACAGCGCCGTGGCCGAAGAGGAAGCGCGCCTAATCGGGGAGCGCACGAAGCAGGCCCTCCGGGCCGCCCGCGCCAGGGGCGTCGATATCGGGGCGACTGGCCGAGCTCTCGCCGCTAGACACAAGCGGGAGGCGACCGAACGCGCCGAACACTACCGAGAGCAGGTCGCAAAGCTCCGCTCCTCGGGCGTCATCTCAGTCCGCGGCTTCAGGGACGCCCTGAACGAGCAGGGAGTCGTCTCTCCCGGAGGCGGACGCTGGCACGTCCGTAACACTTTCCTCCTCCTCAAAAGGCTGGATTCGGGCCCACTCGAAAAGGCACAAAACCCTTAG
- a CDS encoding sigma-70 family RNA polymerase sigma factor: MSYDSDSSLKVYLREISRTPLLTPEEEVKLARKIKKGDKDARTHMIKANLRLVVKIAQDYSGYGLPISDLISEGNIGLMKAVERFDPKKGGKLSTYAAWWIKQSIKRALANQSKTIRLPVHMVDKIAKMRRISTLLAEALGREPTDEELAEEVGLPRRKLAMLKQASQRPTSLDAPINEGEATEYGEIIGDDRAEDPLESLSEKNLQGELGGLLDVLDKRERRIIDERFGLTGKTPMTLEEVGREFGVTRERIRQLQNVALTKMRKALRRKDKPLPKPVSDGLPAT; encoded by the coding sequence ATGTCATACGATTCCGACTCCAGCCTGAAGGTCTACCTTCGGGAGATTTCGAGAACTCCCCTGCTCACTCCCGAAGAGGAAGTGAAGCTCGCCCGCAAGATCAAGAAGGGCGACAAGGACGCACGGACCCACATGATCAAAGCCAACCTGCGCTTGGTCGTCAAAATCGCGCAGGATTATTCCGGCTACGGATTGCCGATCTCCGACCTGATTTCCGAAGGCAACATCGGCCTGATGAAGGCGGTGGAGCGCTTCGACCCCAAGAAGGGAGGAAAGCTTTCGACCTACGCCGCTTGGTGGATCAAGCAGTCGATCAAGCGTGCTCTGGCCAATCAGAGCAAGACGATCCGCCTGCCCGTCCACATGGTGGACAAGATCGCCAAGATGCGCCGGATCTCCACGCTGCTTGCTGAAGCTCTTGGTCGCGAACCAACCGACGAGGAATTGGCCGAAGAAGTGGGTCTGCCACGCCGCAAGCTGGCGATGCTGAAACAAGCTTCGCAGCGCCCGACCTCGCTCGACGCGCCGATCAACGAAGGTGAAGCGACCGAGTATGGCGAGATCATCGGCGACGACCGTGCGGAGGACCCCTTGGAAAGCCTTTCCGAGAAGAACCTGCAGGGCGAGCTGGGTGGCCTGCTCGACGTGCTCGACAAGCGCGAGCGCCGCATCATCGACGAACGCTTCGGTCTCACGGGCAAGACGCCGATGACGCTTGAAGAAGTCGGTCGCGAGTTCGGTGTGACCCGCGAGCGCATCCGCCAGCTCCAGAACGTGGCGCTGACGAAGATGCGGAAGGCCCTGCGCCGCAAGGACAAGCCGCTGCCCAAGCCGGTTTCGGACGGGCTCCCGGCGACCTGA
- a CDS encoding recombinase family protein, with product MYIGGTCAPCFPGSLTQPAANQPAPQPGRPRACSFVRVSTQEQAEDGRAGLLRQREEVARVIRSKGYELVHQIELIDVSGTATLHAPEVQDLLVRIERKELDVVVTAEMSRLLRPDDLSSFSLLQTCKQNGVLIDVGGSAQDLNSPEGFVLSGILALMSGSERMTMRRRLEASREAKRAAGLCPSPRITLPTGVEFLRGNENRWIYTTDVAPVVEAFRIVDEEGVRNLSEVARRTGLHPRNVRHLLANTIYKGIRSITKMRSNEKSVRPDGRQKDKRKIPRPSDRCLYVRVFSPEDQAVSDARFDRVQRVLASIKEAHEIFVEERHRGSMLSGVGRCACCSDRLYAKTRSYKLADGRKHSGHYLCATHHESRQKDPANRKCGNGWVTKTALDSLASAFIERFLGDQEFVTAVLSFARSKQSNIVGFAVEEATKAKLDDLSRRDARILSAIEAGAMEIHEGKQARLRIQEQRKALLASMDHAAPLEDDVELRGIAGRLALGPDEWKRLQTPKEQKAFIAGLFTEIYFRRDEITAFRLAPSLVGPANGAWAFAANMPVILETPFRITEPEPGVPEGMKACTRCRQIRPLDQYYRHKAICRSCNSELYKERYRRKRDRERGQEA from the coding sequence ATGTATATTGGAGGAACTTGTGCGCCATGTTTTCCTGGAAGTTTGACGCAGCCAGCGGCGAACCAACCAGCACCCCAACCCGGACGACCGAGAGCCTGCTCGTTCGTCCGGGTTTCTACCCAGGAACAGGCCGAGGACGGACGCGCCGGTTTGCTCCGCCAGCGGGAGGAGGTGGCCCGAGTGATCCGATCCAAGGGCTACGAGTTGGTCCATCAGATCGAGCTGATCGATGTTTCGGGGACTGCGACGCTGCACGCGCCCGAGGTTCAGGATCTCCTGGTTCGGATCGAGCGTAAGGAGTTGGACGTCGTGGTCACGGCGGAGATGTCGCGTCTCCTGCGTCCCGACGACCTGTCCAGCTTCTCGCTTTTGCAGACCTGCAAGCAGAACGGCGTCTTGATCGACGTCGGCGGGTCCGCTCAGGATCTCAACAGTCCCGAGGGTTTCGTGTTGAGCGGGATATTGGCGCTCATGTCGGGGAGCGAGAGAATGACAATGCGTCGGCGGCTCGAAGCGTCCCGCGAGGCGAAGAGAGCCGCCGGTCTCTGTCCCAGTCCGCGCATCACGTTGCCCACCGGCGTTGAGTTCCTGAGAGGAAACGAGAATCGGTGGATCTACACCACAGACGTTGCGCCGGTCGTTGAGGCATTTCGGATCGTGGACGAAGAGGGCGTCAGGAACCTCTCTGAAGTTGCGCGTAGGACCGGACTTCATCCCCGGAATGTGCGTCACCTGCTCGCCAACACGATCTACAAGGGGATCAGGTCGATCACCAAGATGCGTTCGAACGAAAAGTCTGTGCGTCCGGATGGGCGTCAGAAGGACAAACGCAAGATTCCGAGACCATCCGACCGTTGCCTTTACGTTCGCGTGTTCAGCCCGGAGGATCAGGCCGTTTCCGACGCAAGGTTCGATCGCGTTCAACGCGTTCTCGCGTCGATTAAGGAAGCTCACGAGATCTTCGTCGAGGAAAGGCATCGCGGGTCCATGTTGAGCGGTGTGGGTCGGTGCGCTTGTTGCTCGGATCGCCTCTATGCCAAGACTCGGAGCTACAAGCTGGCGGACGGCAGGAAGCATTCGGGCCACTATCTGTGTGCGACCCACCACGAAAGTCGCCAGAAGGACCCGGCGAACCGGAAGTGCGGCAATGGTTGGGTGACGAAAACCGCTTTGGACTCGCTCGCATCTGCCTTTATTGAACGTTTCCTGGGAGACCAGGAGTTCGTCACCGCAGTCCTTTCGTTCGCCCGCTCCAAGCAGTCGAACATCGTCGGGTTCGCTGTCGAGGAAGCGACCAAGGCGAAGCTTGATGATCTTTCCCGCCGGGACGCCCGGATCTTGTCGGCGATTGAGGCGGGAGCGATGGAGATTCACGAGGGAAAGCAGGCACGACTCCGGATTCAGGAGCAACGGAAGGCCCTCCTCGCTTCCATGGATCACGCAGCGCCACTGGAAGACGACGTGGAACTCCGTGGCATTGCCGGACGACTCGCCTTGGGACCCGACGAGTGGAAGCGCCTCCAGACACCGAAGGAGCAGAAGGCATTCATCGCCGGACTGTTCACCGAGATCTACTTCCGCCGGGATGAGATTACCGCATTCCGGCTGGCCCCCTCGCTAGTCGGACCTGCGAACGGAGCATGGGCGTTCGCCGCCAACATGCCCGTGATTCTCGAAACGCCCTTCAGGATCACCGAACCCGAACCCGGGGTGCCGGAGGGAATGAAGGCATGCACAAGGTGCCGTCAGATACGCCCCCTCGATCAGTACTATCGCCACAAGGCCATTTGCCGCTCCTGCAACAGCGAACTTTACAAAGAGCGTTATCGGCGGAAGCGGGATCGAGAACGCGGGCAAGAGGCGTGA
- the lptB gene encoding LPS export ABC transporter ATP-binding protein, with protein MPSSPSSSNGHALLTASGLRKCYGGRAVVDGVSLGVSPGEIVGLLGPNGAGKTTSFYMIAGLVPPDAGSVQFNGNDISRMPMHRRARLGLGYLPQEESVFRKLTAFENLLAVLETRRNLSKKERIARAEDLLERFKISRVRNSEAIALSGGEKRRLAIARALCTDPRLLMLDEPFAGIDPIAVEDIKAIVRELRERDGLAILITDHSVRETLSIVDRAFLIHDGRVILEGASEVLVNDPMARKHYLGEDFRM; from the coding sequence ATGCCTTCTTCCCCGTCCTCCTCGAACGGTCACGCCCTCCTCACTGCCTCCGGACTCCGCAAATGCTATGGCGGTCGTGCCGTGGTCGATGGGGTCTCGCTCGGTGTTTCACCCGGTGAAATCGTCGGCCTGCTCGGCCCGAACGGCGCCGGCAAAACGACCTCTTTCTACATGATCGCCGGCCTGGTGCCGCCGGATGCGGGCAGCGTCCAGTTTAACGGCAACGACATCTCCCGCATGCCGATGCACCGCCGGGCCCGCTTGGGTCTGGGCTATCTGCCCCAAGAAGAATCGGTATTCCGCAAGCTGACTGCCTTCGAGAACCTGCTCGCGGTCCTAGAAACCCGCCGCAATCTTTCCAAGAAGGAACGGATCGCCCGGGCCGAGGATCTCCTCGAGCGCTTCAAGATCAGCCGGGTTCGCAACTCGGAGGCGATCGCCCTCTCCGGTGGTGAAAAGCGTCGTCTCGCCATCGCGCGCGCGCTCTGCACCGATCCGCGCTTGCTGATGCTGGACGAGCCCTTCGCCGGCATCGACCCGATCGCCGTGGAGGACATCAAGGCGATCGTGCGCGAGCTCCGGGAGCGCGACGGCTTGGCCATCCTCATCACCGACCACTCGGTCCGCGAGACGCTTTCGATCGTTGATCGCGCCTTCCTGATCCATGATGGCCGGGTGATCCTCGAAGGCGCTTCGGAAGTGCTGGTGAACGACCCGATGGCGCGAAAGCATTATCTGGGCGAGGATTTCCGGATGTAA
- a CDS encoding putative molybdenum carrier protein — protein sequence MAIRKIISGGQTGADRAALDWAIENQIPHGGFCPMGRLAEDGPIPTSYALLETKTDKYPERTKLNVETSDATLVIVGDSKLTGGSKLTVTHAEKRQKPVLVVFAAGAEQPTDLQIDEVRTWLEDREPLALNVAGSRASTSPNVHAFTKALLGAVIS from the coding sequence ATGGCGATTCGCAAGATCATCTCGGGCGGCCAAACCGGCGCAGATCGCGCAGCATTGGACTGGGCCATCGAGAATCAGATTCCCCACGGTGGGTTCTGCCCGATGGGAAGGCTGGCCGAGGACGGGCCGATCCCAACTTCCTATGCTCTGCTGGAAACCAAGACCGACAAATACCCAGAGCGGACGAAGCTGAACGTCGAGACCTCGGACGCAACGCTCGTTATCGTCGGCGACTCCAAGCTCACCGGCGGCTCGAAGTTAACGGTAACGCACGCAGAGAAGAGGCAGAAACCGGTGCTTGTGGTGTTCGCGGCGGGAGCGGAACAGCCGACCGACTTGCAGATTGACGAGGTTCGCACTTGGTTAGAAGACCGCGAACCGTTGGCTCTGAATGTCGCGGGATCTCGCGCCAGCACGTCGCCCAACGTCCACGCCTTCACCAAGGCGCTACTTGGGGCGGTCATTTCCTAA